From a region of the Mercurialis annua linkage group LG1-X, ddMerAnnu1.2, whole genome shotgun sequence genome:
- the LOC126681234 gene encoding ABC transporter G family member 32 isoform X2, whose product MWNSAENAFARTPSFREQGEDEEALRWAALERLPTYDRVRRGIFRNVVGDHKEIDVGELQSQEQKLVLDRLINSVDDDPDRFFDQMRRRFDAVHLEFPKIEVRFQKLTIDSFVHIGSRALPTIPNFIFNMTEALLRQLRIYKGNRTKLTILDDLSGIIRPSRLTLLLGPPSSGKTTLLLALAGRLGHNLKMSGKITYNGHGLNEFVAPRTSAYVSQQDWHAAEMTVRETLELAGRCQGVGFKFDMLLELARREKIAGIKPDEDLDLFMKSLALGGQETSLVVEYIMKILGLDICADTLVGDEMLKGISGGQKKRLTTGELLVGPARVLFMDEISNGLDSSTTYQIIKYLRHSTCALDGTTVISLLQPAPETYELFDDVILLCEGQIVYQGPRDTVAEFFSYMGFRCPERKNVADFLQEVTSKKDQEQYWSVANRPYRYIPPGKFVEAFRSYRIGKSLSLELEVPFDKRYNHPAALSTYRFGAKRSELLKISFNWQKLLMNRNSFIYVFKFVQLFIVALITMSVFFRTTMDHKTVFDGGLYVGSLYFSMVIILFNGFTEVSMLVAKLPVIYKHRDLHFYPSWAYTIPAWLLSIPTSLMESGMWVAVTYYVMGYDPNVTRFFRQFLLYFSLHQMSISLFRVIGSLGRNMIVANTFGSFAMLVVMALGGYIISREYIPSWWIWGFWVSPLMYAQNAASVNEFLGHSWDKKAGNNTMLSLGETVLKARSLFPESYWYWIGVGALLGYAVLFNFLFTVFLAYLNPIGRQQPVVSKEELQERDKRRKGENAVIELREYLQHSGSINGKYFKQKGMVLPFQPLSMSFENINYFVDIPLELKQQGVVEDKLQLLVNVTGAFRPGVLTALVGVSGAGKTTLMDVLAGRKTGGVIEGTIHISGYPKKQETFARVSGYCEQNDIHSPGLTILESLLFSAWLRLPSEVDMETQQAFVEEVMELVELTSLSGALVGLPGVNGLSTEQRKRLTIAVELVANPSIVFMDEPTSGLDARAAAIVMRTVRNIVNTGRTIVCTIHQPSIDIFESFDELLSMKRGGEIIYAGPLGPKSCELIKYFEAVEGVPKIRSGYNPAAWMLEVTSSSEENRLGVDFAEIYRRSSLFQRNGELVEILSKPSNNAKELNFASKYAQSFLEQFLACLWKQNLSYWRNPQYIAVRFFYTVVISIMLGTICWRFGSKRKNDQELYNAMGSMYTAVLFIGITNGSAVQPVVSIERFVSYRERVAGLYSALPFAFAQVVIEFPYVFGQTVIYSSIFYSLAAFEWTALKFIWYIFFMYFTMLYFTLYGMMTTAITPNHNVASIIAAPFYMLWNLFSGFMIPYKRIPVWWRWYYWANPIAWTLYGLLTSQYGDDDTLMKMSDRDELIPVKQVLREVFGFRHDFLGVAGIMVVGFCVFFAIIFAFAIKAFNFQRR is encoded by the exons ATGTGGAACTCGGCGGAGAATGCGTTTGCGAGAACGCCGTCGTTTCGAGAGCAAGGAGAAGACGAGGAGGCTCTCCGTTGGGCTGCTTTAGAGAGGCTTCCTACTTACGATAGAGTGAGGAGAGGTATTTTTCGGAATGTTGTTGGTGATCATAAGGAGATCGATGTCGGTGAGCTTCAATCTCAAGAACAGAAACTTGTACTTGACCGCTTGATCAACTCTGTTGATGATGATCCTGATCGCTTTTTTGACCAGATGCGACGACGATTTGATGC aGTTCATTTAGAATTTCCAAAGATTGAAGTTCGGTTTCAGAAATTGACAATTGATTCTTTCGTACATATTGGGAGTAGAGCACTTCCAACCATTCCCAACTTTATTTTCAACATGACTGAG GCATTATTAAGACAGCTGCGGATTTACAAAGGAAACAGGACTAAGCTAACAATTTTAGATGATCTTTCTGGGATCATTAGACCGTCAAG ATTAACACTTCTATTGGGTCCTCCGAGCTCTGGAAAGACAACACTTCTCTTGGCTCTCGCTGGTCGTCTTGGGCATAACTTGAAG ATGTCAGGAAAGATTACATATAATGGACACGGTCTAAATGAGTTTGTTGCTCCAAGGACGTCAGCTTATGTCAGTCAACAGGATTGGCATGCGGCGGAGATGACTGTAAGAGAAACTCTAGAGTTGGCAGGGCGCTGTCAAGGCGTTGGATTCAAATTCG ATATGCTTTTGGAACTTGCAAGAAGAGAGAAGATAGCTGGGATAAAACCTGATGAAGATCTTGATCTATTCATGAAG TCATTGGCTTTGGGAGGGCAGGAGACAAGCCTGGTGGTGGAGTACATTATGAAG ATTTTAGGGTTGGATATATGTGCGGACACGTTGGTGGGAGATGAAATGCTGAAAGGGATCTCAGGGGGGCAGAAGAAGCGGCTGACTACAG gtGAATTACTAGTTGGTCCAGCTAGAGTGCTATTCATGGACGAAATCTCAAATGGGCTTGATAGTTCAACCACTTATCAGATCATCAAATATCTCAGGCATTCCACTTGTGCCCTTGATGGGACTACTGTGATTTCTTTGCTACAACCTGCTCCTGAGACTTATGAGCTATTTGATGATGTTATACTTCTATGTGAGGGCCAGATTGTTTACCAGGGACCCCGTGATACTGTTGCAGAATTCTTTTCCTATATGGGATTTCGTTGTCCTGAAAGAAAGAATGTGGCAGATTTCTTGCAAGAA GTTACATCAAAGAAGGACCAGGAGCAGTACTGGTCTGTTGCTAACCGCCCTTATAGGTACATACCTCCAGGGAAGTTTGTTGAAGCATTTCGTTCATATCGCATTGGTAAAAGTTTGTCTCTGGAGCTGGAAGTTCCATTTGATAAACGATATAATCATCCAGCAGCATTGTCAACTTATCGCTTTGGTGCGAAGCGGAGTGAACTCCTTAAGATTAGTTTTAACTGGCAGAAACTGCTGATGAACCGGAATTCTTTTATCTATGTTTTCAAATTTGTTCAG CTTTTTATTGTTGCTTTGATCACAATGAGCGTATTCTTCCGCACAACTATGGATCATAAAACAGTGTTTGATGGAGGCTTGTATGTTGGATCACTATATTTTTCGATGGTTATTATTCTTTTCAATGGATTTACAGAGGTTTCAATGTTGGTAGCAAAGCTTCCCGTGATTTACAAGCATAGAGATTTGCACTTCTACCCAAGCTGGGCTTATACAATTCCAGCTTGGCTCCTAAGCATACCAACTTCACTCATGGAGTCTGGTATGTGGGTAGCAGTTACATATTATGTGATGGGTTATGATCCTAATGTTACAAG ATTTTTTCGgcaatttttgttatatttctCTCTGCATCAAATGTCTATATCTCTATTTCGTGTCATTGGATCGTTGGGCCGTAATATGATAGTTGCTAACACCTTTGGATCTTTCGCTATGCTGGTTGTCATGGCTCTTGGAGGATACATCATTTCAAGAG AATATATACCAAGCTGGTGGATATGGGGTTTCTGGGTTTCTCCTTTGATGTATGCTCAAAATGCAGCTTCTGTAAATGAGTTCCTTGGACATTCTTGGGATAAG AAAGCTGGAAACAATACAATGTTATCATTAGGTGAGACAGTACTGAAAGCACGCAGTTTGTTTCCAGAGAGTTACTGGTATTGGATTGGTGTTGGTGCTTTGCTTGGATATgcagttttatttaatttcctgTTTACTGTCTTCCTAGCTTATCTCAATC CTATAGGGAGGCAACAGCCTGTTGTCTCCAAAGAAGAGCTTCAAGAGAGAGATAAAAGAAGGAAAGGTGAAAACGCTGTTATTGAACTGAGAGAATACTTGCAGCACTCAGGCTCAATAAATG GAAAATATTTCAAGCAAAAAGGCATGGTTCTCCCATTTCAACCTCTTTCCATGTCTTTCGAAAACATCAATTATTTCGTGGATATTCCTTTG GAGCTAAAGCAACAAGGAGTAGTAGAAGACAAGTTGCAACTATTAGTTAATGTTACCGGAGCATTTAGACCTGGTGTGCTGACAGCATTGGTTGGAGTCAGTGGTGCTGGAAAAACCACCCTAATGGATGTTCTAGCCGGCAGGAAAACTGGAGGGGTTATAGAAGGGACTATTCATATATCTGGTTATCCCAAAAAACAAGAAACTTTTGCAAGAGTTTCTGGTTACTGTGAACAAAATGATATTCATTCTCCCGGCTTGACCATTCTTGAGTCACTCCTTTTCTCCGCGTGGCTCCGATTACCATCAGAAGTTGACATGGAGACACAACAG GCATTTGTTGAGGAGGTGATGGAACTTGTGGAACTCACATCTTTATCTGGGGCTTTGGTTGGTCTACCTGGAGTGAATGGTCTTTCTACAGAACAAAGAAAAAGGTTAACAATTGCCGTTGAGTTGGTTGCCAACCCATCTATAGTATTCATGGACGAGCCCACTTCAGGTTTGGATGCAAGGGCGGCAGCCATTGTGATGAGGACTGTGAGAAATATTGTGAATACTGGGCGGACAATTGTTTGTACAATCCATCAGCCCAGCATAGACATCTTTGAATCTTTTGATGAG CTTTTATCTATGAAGCGTGGAGGAGAGATAATTTATGCTGGTCCCCTTGGGCCCAAGTCTTGTGAGCTCATCAAATATTTTGAG GCAGTTGAAGGAGTGCCAAAAATCAGGTCTGGATATAACCCTGCTGCCTGGATGCTTGAGGTTACATCCTCATCTGAAGAAAATCGCCTGGGTGTAGACTTTGCTGAAATATACCGAAGATCAAGTCTATTTCA ACGGAATGGAGAGTTGGTTGAGATTCTTAGCAAGCCAAGTAATAATGCAAAAGAACTGAATTTTGCATCGAAGTATGCTCAGTCGTTCCTTGAGCAGTTTCTAGCTTGTCTTTGGAAGCAAAATCTATCATATTGGCGAAATCCGCAATACATTGCAGTTCGATTTTTCTACACTGTCGTAATCTCAATAATGCTTGGAACAATATGTTGGAGATTTGGATCAAAAAG GAAAAATGACCAAGAACTATACAATGCCATGGGATCCATGTATACAGCGGTCTTATTCATTGGAATTACCAACGGATCTGCTGTTCAACCTGTTGTTTCTATTGAAAGATTTGTGTCTTATCGAGAAAGAGTTGCAGGGTTGTACTCAGCTCTACCATTTGCCTTTGCACAG GTTGTTATTGAGTTCCCTTACGTTTTTGGACAAACAGTTATATACAGTTCAATTTTCTACTCTTTGGCAGCATTTGAATGGACTGCtcttaaatttatttggtaCATATTCTTTATGTATTTCACTATGTTATACTTCACTTTATACGGAATGATGACGACTGCTATCACACCAAATCACAACGTGGCCTCCATCATCGCGGCTCCTTTTTATATGCTGTGGAACCTTTTCAGCGGCTTCATGATTCCCTACAAG AGGATTCCTGTATGGTGGAGATGGTATTACTGGGCAAACCCTATAGCCTGGACTCTATATGGCCTCCTGACTTCACAGTATGGTGATGATGACACACTAATGAAAATGTCAGATAGGGATGAATTGATACCTGTAAAGCAAGTTCTCAGGGAAGTTTTCGGATTTCGACATGATTTTTTGGGTGTAGCCGGTATCATGGTCGTCGGGTTCTGTGTGTTTTTTGCAATCATTTTTGCATTTGCAATAAAAGCCTTCAATTTCCAAAGGAGATGA
- the LOC126681234 gene encoding ABC transporter G family member 32 isoform X1 produces the protein MWNSAENAFARTPSFREQGEDEEALRWAALERLPTYDRVRRGIFRNVVGDHKEIDVGELQSQEQKLVLDRLINSVDDDPDRFFDQMRRRFDAVHLEFPKIEVRFQKLTIDSFVHIGSRALPTIPNFIFNMTEVESLAFLQHSKSINLLIIVLTFFAVFVKALLRQLRIYKGNRTKLTILDDLSGIIRPSRLTLLLGPPSSGKTTLLLALAGRLGHNLKMSGKITYNGHGLNEFVAPRTSAYVSQQDWHAAEMTVRETLELAGRCQGVGFKFDMLLELARREKIAGIKPDEDLDLFMKSLALGGQETSLVVEYIMKILGLDICADTLVGDEMLKGISGGQKKRLTTGELLVGPARVLFMDEISNGLDSSTTYQIIKYLRHSTCALDGTTVISLLQPAPETYELFDDVILLCEGQIVYQGPRDTVAEFFSYMGFRCPERKNVADFLQEVTSKKDQEQYWSVANRPYRYIPPGKFVEAFRSYRIGKSLSLELEVPFDKRYNHPAALSTYRFGAKRSELLKISFNWQKLLMNRNSFIYVFKFVQLFIVALITMSVFFRTTMDHKTVFDGGLYVGSLYFSMVIILFNGFTEVSMLVAKLPVIYKHRDLHFYPSWAYTIPAWLLSIPTSLMESGMWVAVTYYVMGYDPNVTRFFRQFLLYFSLHQMSISLFRVIGSLGRNMIVANTFGSFAMLVVMALGGYIISREYIPSWWIWGFWVSPLMYAQNAASVNEFLGHSWDKKAGNNTMLSLGETVLKARSLFPESYWYWIGVGALLGYAVLFNFLFTVFLAYLNPIGRQQPVVSKEELQERDKRRKGENAVIELREYLQHSGSINGKYFKQKGMVLPFQPLSMSFENINYFVDIPLELKQQGVVEDKLQLLVNVTGAFRPGVLTALVGVSGAGKTTLMDVLAGRKTGGVIEGTIHISGYPKKQETFARVSGYCEQNDIHSPGLTILESLLFSAWLRLPSEVDMETQQAFVEEVMELVELTSLSGALVGLPGVNGLSTEQRKRLTIAVELVANPSIVFMDEPTSGLDARAAAIVMRTVRNIVNTGRTIVCTIHQPSIDIFESFDELLSMKRGGEIIYAGPLGPKSCELIKYFEAVEGVPKIRSGYNPAAWMLEVTSSSEENRLGVDFAEIYRRSSLFQRNGELVEILSKPSNNAKELNFASKYAQSFLEQFLACLWKQNLSYWRNPQYIAVRFFYTVVISIMLGTICWRFGSKRKNDQELYNAMGSMYTAVLFIGITNGSAVQPVVSIERFVSYRERVAGLYSALPFAFAQVVIEFPYVFGQTVIYSSIFYSLAAFEWTALKFIWYIFFMYFTMLYFTLYGMMTTAITPNHNVASIIAAPFYMLWNLFSGFMIPYKRIPVWWRWYYWANPIAWTLYGLLTSQYGDDDTLMKMSDRDELIPVKQVLREVFGFRHDFLGVAGIMVVGFCVFFAIIFAFAIKAFNFQRR, from the exons ATGTGGAACTCGGCGGAGAATGCGTTTGCGAGAACGCCGTCGTTTCGAGAGCAAGGAGAAGACGAGGAGGCTCTCCGTTGGGCTGCTTTAGAGAGGCTTCCTACTTACGATAGAGTGAGGAGAGGTATTTTTCGGAATGTTGTTGGTGATCATAAGGAGATCGATGTCGGTGAGCTTCAATCTCAAGAACAGAAACTTGTACTTGACCGCTTGATCAACTCTGTTGATGATGATCCTGATCGCTTTTTTGACCAGATGCGACGACGATTTGATGC aGTTCATTTAGAATTTCCAAAGATTGAAGTTCGGTTTCAGAAATTGACAATTGATTCTTTCGTACATATTGGGAGTAGAGCACTTCCAACCATTCCCAACTTTATTTTCAACATGACTGAGGTAGAATCATTAGCATTCTTACAGCATTCAAAGAGTATAAATTTGCTAATTATAGTTCTAACTTTTTTTGCCGTCTTCGTGAAGGCATTATTAAGACAGCTGCGGATTTACAAAGGAAACAGGACTAAGCTAACAATTTTAGATGATCTTTCTGGGATCATTAGACCGTCAAG ATTAACACTTCTATTGGGTCCTCCGAGCTCTGGAAAGACAACACTTCTCTTGGCTCTCGCTGGTCGTCTTGGGCATAACTTGAAG ATGTCAGGAAAGATTACATATAATGGACACGGTCTAAATGAGTTTGTTGCTCCAAGGACGTCAGCTTATGTCAGTCAACAGGATTGGCATGCGGCGGAGATGACTGTAAGAGAAACTCTAGAGTTGGCAGGGCGCTGTCAAGGCGTTGGATTCAAATTCG ATATGCTTTTGGAACTTGCAAGAAGAGAGAAGATAGCTGGGATAAAACCTGATGAAGATCTTGATCTATTCATGAAG TCATTGGCTTTGGGAGGGCAGGAGACAAGCCTGGTGGTGGAGTACATTATGAAG ATTTTAGGGTTGGATATATGTGCGGACACGTTGGTGGGAGATGAAATGCTGAAAGGGATCTCAGGGGGGCAGAAGAAGCGGCTGACTACAG gtGAATTACTAGTTGGTCCAGCTAGAGTGCTATTCATGGACGAAATCTCAAATGGGCTTGATAGTTCAACCACTTATCAGATCATCAAATATCTCAGGCATTCCACTTGTGCCCTTGATGGGACTACTGTGATTTCTTTGCTACAACCTGCTCCTGAGACTTATGAGCTATTTGATGATGTTATACTTCTATGTGAGGGCCAGATTGTTTACCAGGGACCCCGTGATACTGTTGCAGAATTCTTTTCCTATATGGGATTTCGTTGTCCTGAAAGAAAGAATGTGGCAGATTTCTTGCAAGAA GTTACATCAAAGAAGGACCAGGAGCAGTACTGGTCTGTTGCTAACCGCCCTTATAGGTACATACCTCCAGGGAAGTTTGTTGAAGCATTTCGTTCATATCGCATTGGTAAAAGTTTGTCTCTGGAGCTGGAAGTTCCATTTGATAAACGATATAATCATCCAGCAGCATTGTCAACTTATCGCTTTGGTGCGAAGCGGAGTGAACTCCTTAAGATTAGTTTTAACTGGCAGAAACTGCTGATGAACCGGAATTCTTTTATCTATGTTTTCAAATTTGTTCAG CTTTTTATTGTTGCTTTGATCACAATGAGCGTATTCTTCCGCACAACTATGGATCATAAAACAGTGTTTGATGGAGGCTTGTATGTTGGATCACTATATTTTTCGATGGTTATTATTCTTTTCAATGGATTTACAGAGGTTTCAATGTTGGTAGCAAAGCTTCCCGTGATTTACAAGCATAGAGATTTGCACTTCTACCCAAGCTGGGCTTATACAATTCCAGCTTGGCTCCTAAGCATACCAACTTCACTCATGGAGTCTGGTATGTGGGTAGCAGTTACATATTATGTGATGGGTTATGATCCTAATGTTACAAG ATTTTTTCGgcaatttttgttatatttctCTCTGCATCAAATGTCTATATCTCTATTTCGTGTCATTGGATCGTTGGGCCGTAATATGATAGTTGCTAACACCTTTGGATCTTTCGCTATGCTGGTTGTCATGGCTCTTGGAGGATACATCATTTCAAGAG AATATATACCAAGCTGGTGGATATGGGGTTTCTGGGTTTCTCCTTTGATGTATGCTCAAAATGCAGCTTCTGTAAATGAGTTCCTTGGACATTCTTGGGATAAG AAAGCTGGAAACAATACAATGTTATCATTAGGTGAGACAGTACTGAAAGCACGCAGTTTGTTTCCAGAGAGTTACTGGTATTGGATTGGTGTTGGTGCTTTGCTTGGATATgcagttttatttaatttcctgTTTACTGTCTTCCTAGCTTATCTCAATC CTATAGGGAGGCAACAGCCTGTTGTCTCCAAAGAAGAGCTTCAAGAGAGAGATAAAAGAAGGAAAGGTGAAAACGCTGTTATTGAACTGAGAGAATACTTGCAGCACTCAGGCTCAATAAATG GAAAATATTTCAAGCAAAAAGGCATGGTTCTCCCATTTCAACCTCTTTCCATGTCTTTCGAAAACATCAATTATTTCGTGGATATTCCTTTG GAGCTAAAGCAACAAGGAGTAGTAGAAGACAAGTTGCAACTATTAGTTAATGTTACCGGAGCATTTAGACCTGGTGTGCTGACAGCATTGGTTGGAGTCAGTGGTGCTGGAAAAACCACCCTAATGGATGTTCTAGCCGGCAGGAAAACTGGAGGGGTTATAGAAGGGACTATTCATATATCTGGTTATCCCAAAAAACAAGAAACTTTTGCAAGAGTTTCTGGTTACTGTGAACAAAATGATATTCATTCTCCCGGCTTGACCATTCTTGAGTCACTCCTTTTCTCCGCGTGGCTCCGATTACCATCAGAAGTTGACATGGAGACACAACAG GCATTTGTTGAGGAGGTGATGGAACTTGTGGAACTCACATCTTTATCTGGGGCTTTGGTTGGTCTACCTGGAGTGAATGGTCTTTCTACAGAACAAAGAAAAAGGTTAACAATTGCCGTTGAGTTGGTTGCCAACCCATCTATAGTATTCATGGACGAGCCCACTTCAGGTTTGGATGCAAGGGCGGCAGCCATTGTGATGAGGACTGTGAGAAATATTGTGAATACTGGGCGGACAATTGTTTGTACAATCCATCAGCCCAGCATAGACATCTTTGAATCTTTTGATGAG CTTTTATCTATGAAGCGTGGAGGAGAGATAATTTATGCTGGTCCCCTTGGGCCCAAGTCTTGTGAGCTCATCAAATATTTTGAG GCAGTTGAAGGAGTGCCAAAAATCAGGTCTGGATATAACCCTGCTGCCTGGATGCTTGAGGTTACATCCTCATCTGAAGAAAATCGCCTGGGTGTAGACTTTGCTGAAATATACCGAAGATCAAGTCTATTTCA ACGGAATGGAGAGTTGGTTGAGATTCTTAGCAAGCCAAGTAATAATGCAAAAGAACTGAATTTTGCATCGAAGTATGCTCAGTCGTTCCTTGAGCAGTTTCTAGCTTGTCTTTGGAAGCAAAATCTATCATATTGGCGAAATCCGCAATACATTGCAGTTCGATTTTTCTACACTGTCGTAATCTCAATAATGCTTGGAACAATATGTTGGAGATTTGGATCAAAAAG GAAAAATGACCAAGAACTATACAATGCCATGGGATCCATGTATACAGCGGTCTTATTCATTGGAATTACCAACGGATCTGCTGTTCAACCTGTTGTTTCTATTGAAAGATTTGTGTCTTATCGAGAAAGAGTTGCAGGGTTGTACTCAGCTCTACCATTTGCCTTTGCACAG GTTGTTATTGAGTTCCCTTACGTTTTTGGACAAACAGTTATATACAGTTCAATTTTCTACTCTTTGGCAGCATTTGAATGGACTGCtcttaaatttatttggtaCATATTCTTTATGTATTTCACTATGTTATACTTCACTTTATACGGAATGATGACGACTGCTATCACACCAAATCACAACGTGGCCTCCATCATCGCGGCTCCTTTTTATATGCTGTGGAACCTTTTCAGCGGCTTCATGATTCCCTACAAG AGGATTCCTGTATGGTGGAGATGGTATTACTGGGCAAACCCTATAGCCTGGACTCTATATGGCCTCCTGACTTCACAGTATGGTGATGATGACACACTAATGAAAATGTCAGATAGGGATGAATTGATACCTGTAAAGCAAGTTCTCAGGGAAGTTTTCGGATTTCGACATGATTTTTTGGGTGTAGCCGGTATCATGGTCGTCGGGTTCTGTGTGTTTTTTGCAATCATTTTTGCATTTGCAATAAAAGCCTTCAATTTCCAAAGGAGATGA
- the LOC126655502 gene encoding uncharacterized protein LOC126655502: MEGESSSKEIQDVMQTLKTRGWCIEEENNQLLALITIQRALSDDISNTSAIANSVESELLNMDLKSIGAKSLPEPSLLLRNKITHLHGPKILQISSVRDISVSSIEGFSDSSNRRLLKFTFTDGHSEITAIEYSHLHSIPNDVIPGTKVRLENKVPIQSGILCLNAKLITLLGGVVQPLYEEWQMNRKYLTSSRSAVRSSHETDTSGPPQFEKLEIGALSHRSSHHVAQSGSFHNQATREHFQNTSQPNQYARGQKQKGKEEEQRVPNFDKRNDCLESTSRSNVPEGNIEARPTGILQNADDVVPENVEQKSSTSETRQKEVAESMPVQNQAASQKLLQKMNVPNQFGRHSRGRRYNGKGKQEEQQVFTLDEWEKRKSETKPPTRNDLPDTSSDVDLAWKLQHQLDMEDSYNRSVEMGMNNNVTDDIRMSMFSYEKDADWNNGMEHGRGGRERGGGRGRGRGRGRGRGRGRGSYH; the protein is encoded by the exons ATGGAGGGAGAGAGTTCAAGTAAAGAAATTCAAGATGTAATGCAAACCCTAAAAACCAGAGGCTGGTGCATCGAAGAAGAAAACAACCAACTACTAGCATTAATCACAATTCAAAGAGCTTTATCAGATGATATTAGTAACACGTCAGCAATCGCCAACTCAGTTGAATCGGAGCTTCTCAACATGGACCTTAAATCCATCGGAGCTAAATCCTTACCCGAACCGAGCCTCCTCCTCCGTAATAAAATTACTCATCTTCACGGACCTAAAATTCTTCAG aTATCTTCTGTGCGAGATATATCTGTGAGTAGCATTGAGGGGTTTTCGGATTCAAGTAATCGGCGACTCTTGAAATTTACTTTTACCGACGGTCACAGTGAAATAACTGCGATTGAGTACTCTCATTTACACTCTATTCCTAATGATGTTATTCCCGGTACTAAG GTCCGACTTGAAAATAAAGTTCCTATACAGAGTGGTATATTATGCTTGAATGCTAAGTTGATAACCCTTCTAGGAGGTGTTGTTCAACCACTTTATGAAGAATGGCAAATGAATCGAAAATATTTGACTTCATCCCGTTCAGCAGTAAGATCATCACATGAGACTGATACCAGTGGTCCACCGCAATTTGAGAAATTGGAAATTGGGGCACTCTCTCACCGTTCTTCTCATCATG TGGCTCAATCTGGCAGCTTTCATAATCAAGCTACACGGGAACATTTTCAAAATACAAGTCAACCGAATCAGTATGCTAGAGGGCAAAAACAAAAGGGGAAGGAAGAAGAGCAACGAGTTCCcaattttgacaaaagaaaTG ATTGCTTGGAGTCCACTTCCAGGAGCAACGTGCCTGAAGGGAATATTGAAGCTAGGCCTACTGGTATACTACAGAATGCAGATGATGTTGTTCCAGAAAATGTTGAACAAAAGTCAAGTACCTCTGAGACAAGACAAAAGGAAG TGGCTGAATCAATGCCTGTTCAAAATCAAGCAGCATCTCAGAAACTACTACAAAAAATGAATGTTCCAAATCAATTTGGTCGGCATTCTAGAGGCCGGAGATACAATGGGAAGGGTAAACAAGAAGAGCAACAAGTTTTCACTTTAGATGAGTGGGAAAAGAGGAAATCCGAGACGAAGCCTCCAACGAGAAATGACCTTCCAGATACTAGTTCCGATGTGGACCTTGCATGGAAACTTCAACACCAACTCGATATGGAAGATTCATAT AACCGTTCGGTGGAGATGGGAATGAACAACAATGTTACTGACGACATTCGAATGAGCATGTTCAGTTATGAAAAAGATGCCGATTGGAATAACGGAATGGAACATGGTCGGGGAGGAAGGGAAAGGGGAGggggaagaggaagaggaagaggaagggGACGGGGAAGAGGGAGGGGAAGAGGAAGTTATCATTAA
- the LOC126655509 gene encoding protein PGR: MEKNTIQPLIAVIICSFIAIRAYKRKSLNLSGALAGFFVMSIHFAVSYRFGGMILAFFLTSSKLTKVGEERKRRIDADFKEGGQRNWIQVLFNGGIATVLALVIWKLSGGQENCLDSKESRVITALIGGIIGHYSCANGDTWSSELGVLSDATPRLITTFKPVRRGTNGGVTVAGLAAAAAAGGVIGLTYILVGFFTTRCEYGVALKQLLVVPVSVVAGVCGSLIDSLLGATLQFSGFCSVRNKVVGKPGPTVKKISGLSILDNNGVNLVSVLLTSLLTSVACVYIF, encoded by the exons ATGGAGAAAAACACAATCCAGCCACTAATCGCAGTAATCATATGCTCATTCATTGCAATTCGAGCTTACAAGAGAAAATCTCTCAACTTATCCGGCGCTCTCGCCGGCTTTTTTGTTATGTCCATTCATTTCGCCGTCAGTTACAG GTTCGGAGGTATGATTCTTGCATTCTTTCTCACATCATCCAAACTTACAAAGGTTGGAGAAGAAAGGAAGAGACGAATCGACGCTGATTTCAAAGAAGGCGGTCAGAGAAATTG GATACAGGTGTTGTTCAACGGTGGAATAGCTACGGTTTTGGCTTTGGTAATTTGGAAATTGAGTGGAGGGCAAGAGAATTGTTTGGATTCCAAAGAATCGAGAGTGATTACAGCTCTAATTGGTGGTATTATTGGTCATTATTCTTGCGCTAATGGAGATACTTGGTCTTCAGAACTTGGGGTGCTTAGTGATGCTACTCCCAGATTGATCACGACCTTTAAG CCTGTTCGGAGGGGTACAAATGGTGGCGTAACAGTAGCAGGACTTGCAGCTGCAGCAGCAGCAGGAGGTGTAATTGGACTAACATACATTCTTGTCGGATTTTTTACAACCAGATGTGAATATGGTGTAGCACTAAAGCAGCTACTGGTTGTTCCCGTATCAGTCGTGGCAGGAGTATGCGGAAGTCTCATAGATTCTTTATTGGGAGCTACATTACAGTTCAGCGGATTCTGCAGTGTTCGTAATAAA GTGGTTGGAAAACCTGGACCAACAGTGAAGAAAATCTCAGGGCTGAGTATTCTTGACAACAATGGTGTGAATCTTGTTTCAGTACTATTGACTTCGTTGCTAACTTCAGTTGCTTGTGTGTACATTTTTTAA